DNA sequence from the Butyricimonas faecalis genome:
TTCTGCCTATGGAAAAGATAGTCGTTGGGGTACATTTTGGTCTCTGGGTGTGGGGTGGAACCTTCACCACGAGCGTTTTCTGGAGGCAAATGAATGGATTCGTACTCTAAAGTTGCGGGCTTCGTTGGGATACACGGGAAATCAAAACTTGGACCCTTCGCAATCTAGGGCTCGCTACAAGTATTATGACTATACGTATAGTGATAAAATCGGTGCGCAATTGGTGGCTATTCCCAATGATAAGTTACAGTGGCAGAAGAATAAGGATTACAATTTCGGGTTAGATTTATCCCTCAAGCGTTTCTTGATTCTTCGGGCGGATTACTATATTCAACGTACAGAGAATTTGCTTTCGAATATTTCAATACCTCCCTCGACGGGTTTTCGCAATTACATGGAAAACTTGGGTGTTATCGAGAATCGCGGGTACGAGATCTCTTTGCAGGTCACTCCTTGGCGCGATGAGAAGCGGGGTGCATATATTTCCTTGTCGGCCACCGGATTACATAATGATAACAAGATCAAAAAGATATATGATATTTTCAAGAATAGCAATGAGGAGCAGAATAACAATTATAAATATTTTGACGGGGGAGACGAAGATATCAGTTCTCCGGAGGTGATCAAGAAGTATATTAATCGTTTCACGAAACCGGCTACTCTATATTATGAAGGGTGTTCTATGACAGCCATTTGGGGAATGCGTTCTTTGGGTATTGATCCGGCATCGGGGAGGGAAATGTATTTAACGAAAGATGGAAAGAGCAATTACACTTGGAGTGCGGCTGATCAGGTTGTGATTGGTGATTCTTCTCCTAAATTGAGTGGGTCCTTGGGGTTGAACGCCGGGTATAAGGGGTTTAGTTTGTCCGTGTCGTGCAGCTATAAGTTGGGAGGCGACCTTTATAACCAGTCACTGATCTCTCGTGTGGAAAACGTGACCGGGTTGGAAAATCTCGACCGTCGGATACATAAGGCTTGGCAAAAGATCGGCGATGTGGCTCCTTACCGGGTAACGGTGTTCGATTCCCGGAATTCCAGTTACACGAAGCCTACCTCCCGTTTTATTCAAAAGAACAACGAGCTTTATATTTCTTCTATGAATATGGGATATGAGTTCTCGAAAGAATCATGGATCCGGCGGATTGCTTTGGATCGGTTGAAGGTTTCATTCTACATGAATGAATTGCTGCGTGTGTCGAGTGTTGATATTGAACGAGGGACATCTTATCCATTCGCCCGGAATTTTTCGTTTGAGTTACAAGCAACTTTTTAAATCATAAACAACAAGAGCATGAAAAGATTGAGTATCATAATGACGACGGTGTCCGTGTTCCTGTGCATGGCATGTGAAAACTGGTTGGACGTGAATGCTTCTTCTGAATTGGATCGTTCTGAATTGTTCAAGAGTGAGAACGGTTACGGGGAGGCATTGATCGGTGTATATGCCAAGTTGTGCGATAAATCGTTGTATGGGCGGGAACTTACTTTCGATATGGCAGATGTATTGGCGGGCTATTATAAATTAACATTAACTACCGGCAATGGCTATTGGTACCGGTATAGTTATGCCGATCCATCGAATACGAATGCAGTGAATTGGCATGAGAATTATACGGAAGATATTTGGAGTAACATGTACGCGCAGATTGCGAATTTGAATTCTCTGTTGGAGACGATAGATGCGAACAAACACGTGTTCTCGGACGACAATTATAATCTTATAAAAGGTGAGGCCTTGGGACTGCGAGGGTTTCTCCATTTTGAGTTGTTACGCTTGTTTGCGGCGGCTTATCCACTTGGCAAAGACAAGGTGTCGATTCCTTACGTGACACATTTGACGCATTCTGTAACACCGTTATTTACGCAAGAAGATGCGATTTCGGCTATGTTGTCCGATTTAACCAACGCCAAGACTCTGATGGCCAATGATCCGATCCGTTTGGGAACGACTCCGGCCTCTTGTTTGGCTTCTTTGCCTTCCGGTGAATTTTTAGCAGACGATAAGATCCCGACTTGGCACAATCGTCGTTTCCGGTTTAATTATTACGCGGCTGTGGCTACGATGGCACGGGTTTTCTTGTGGAAGGGCGACCGGGAAAACGCGTTACTTTGTGCGCAGGAGGTAATTCGTGATCAAGAGACAAAATTTCCCTGGGTACTAAAGGAGAATTTGATACATGTTGGGGATGTGAATACGGCAAATAATTTTCGAAATCAAGATCGGGCTTTTGCAACGGAACATATTTTTGCGTTGAACATTACGGATTTAAAAGATTGTATGGATGGATATATTCAGGGAGGACTTGAAGATTTTTCTACGGTTGATACTAGATTGGGAGCTTCAAGCGAGGACCGATCTGCAGTATACGAGGAGAATACGGCTGATGTGCGCTACCAGTATTGGTTCGAGCCCTACATGAATTATTTCCTGATTGCGAAATTTTACCAAAATGCGATCGTTGCCCGCTATTTTCAGGAGCGATTACCCTTGATCCGTTTGTCGGAGATGTACTACATTGCAGCAGAGTGTGCGGTTTCAACTTCGGATGGAGTGGATTATCTGGAAAAGGTGCGGATGAACCGCGGGTTGGTAAGCTTTCCATTGAATCGGTCGATGTCGCGAGAGGAACTTTTACAGGAGATTCGGAAAGAGTATCGGAAAGAGTTTTGGGGAGAGGGACAATTGTGGTTTTACTATAAGCGTAATTCGATCACCGATTTTTCGGAATACATGACGAATACCGATTTCTTTACTTTTAAGATTCCCGATGTAGAGGAATCAACGGCAGGACGGGAAAAATGATAAAAAATAGAAGACGATGAGAAATATATGGATCATAATTGCAATGCTCTTCGTGGCAGGAGCGTGCTCGAAGAGTGAGATTGAGACGTGGAGTGCTAAGCCGCGAGCAAGCTTTTACATGAGGAACGATACCGTTTCTTTTTCTTTCACGACGCAACCGGAAGGAACGACTGAAGGGGTTGTGAAGTTAGGTATTACGATAGCCGGGCGCTTGGCTGATGTTGATCGTCATATAGCTATCAAAGGATTGGGGGGAAGTCCTTCGAATCCGGGTTCGCGATATGAGATTGTGTCGGCAATTATTCCCGCGGGGAAGAAGAGGGGAGATGCTTTGATAAAAGTGTACAAAACAGATAATCTCGACATAGCGAATGATACGCTGAGTTTCGAGGTGGTAGCTTCTGAGGAATTCGAGGTCGGCGAGGAGGATCACTTGCGCAATGCCGTGATCGTGTCAAACTTGTGGACACAACCCTCTTGGTGGGATAACTATCACCTTGGAGAGTATTCCGTTAAGAAGTTGGAGATTATTTATCAGGTATTAGGCTCCACGAAGGTATTTGAGAACGTGAAGAGTTGGTATGATGATGATGTGCGAATCGCTATTTATAAATTGAATCGCTATTGCAAGGATAACAACGTGAAATATAATCCTGAAGACGAGAGTGTTATTCAATTTGAATCAGGAAGTAAATAAATAGGTTAGTTATGAGTAGATTATATATTATATTTTTAACATTGTTTCTCCTTTACGGTTGTTATGACGACAAGGGGAATTACGACTACAAGACCTTGGATAGTCTTTCTATTACGCTACCAAGTAAAACCTACTCTTGTCTTTTCGGAGAAAAATTGCAGATATCCCCGACAATCGAGACAACAATTCCCGAAACCGATTTGATTTACGAGTGGGAGTTTTACGGGAAGGATGGTGATAATTATTGGAGTCGTTATTTTCCCGTGTATAGGGGGAAAGAATTGGATTATACCTGTCTCTATAACGACACGTTGTTGCCGGGAGAGGGTACCTATTCACTACGTCTGAACGTGACACAAAATAGTACGGGACGCCACTTTTATTCGGAAACAATAAGCGTGAAACTTGACT
Encoded proteins:
- a CDS encoding RagB/SusD family nutrient uptake outer membrane protein, which produces MKRLSIIMTTVSVFLCMACENWLDVNASSELDRSELFKSENGYGEALIGVYAKLCDKSLYGRELTFDMADVLAGYYKLTLTTGNGYWYRYSYADPSNTNAVNWHENYTEDIWSNMYAQIANLNSLLETIDANKHVFSDDNYNLIKGEALGLRGFLHFELLRLFAAAYPLGKDKVSIPYVTHLTHSVTPLFTQEDAISAMLSDLTNAKTLMANDPIRLGTTPASCLASLPSGEFLADDKIPTWHNRRFRFNYYAAVATMARVFLWKGDRENALLCAQEVIRDQETKFPWVLKENLIHVGDVNTANNFRNQDRAFATEHIFALNITDLKDCMDGYIQGGLEDFSTVDTRLGASSEDRSAVYEENTADVRYQYWFEPYMNYFLIAKFYQNAIVARYFQERLPLIRLSEMYYIAAECAVSTSDGVDYLEKVRMNRGLVSFPLNRSMSREELLQEIRKEYRKEFWGEGQLWFYYKRNSITDFSEYMTNTDFFTFKIPDVEESTAGREK
- a CDS encoding DUF4843 domain-containing protein; translated protein: MRNIWIIIAMLFVAGACSKSEIETWSAKPRASFYMRNDTVSFSFTTQPEGTTEGVVKLGITIAGRLADVDRHIAIKGLGGSPSNPGSRYEIVSAIIPAGKKRGDALIKVYKTDNLDIANDTLSFEVVASEEFEVGEEDHLRNAVIVSNLWTQPSWWDNYHLGEYSVKKLEIIYQVLGSTKVFENVKSWYDDDVRIAIYKLNRYCKDNNVKYNPEDESVIQFESGSK